A region of Streptomyces deccanensis DNA encodes the following proteins:
- a CDS encoding DUF4253 domain-containing protein, with protein sequence MSFALPSGLPPGRFLSRGPVRPVPVWVSDEFPQDAERLWPRLLSEHSAHGLVPLLCRPDAMGRPLSLDHVDTVRLAEVLAADFAEYRGRRLPFWTDPTPAPVPEGIEPWPHDPGPPFEQWPGLTPGSPVAAAGPTPDEAASSLLAGLMKSGQFGVDECRLVLVPADRGSDALALIGWSAEAPLPLLCALLRSWEDRFGARVVAVFGSELHVSVARPPVEPEHANQLALEHVLSTATNVVDDPPPLP encoded by the coding sequence ATGTCGTTCGCACTGCCCAGCGGCCTGCCTCCCGGCCGGTTCCTGTCTCGTGGCCCCGTACGCCCCGTACCGGTGTGGGTCTCTGACGAATTCCCCCAGGACGCCGAACGGCTGTGGCCTCGCCTGCTGAGCGAGCACAGTGCACACGGCCTGGTTCCCCTCCTGTGCCGGCCCGATGCCATGGGAAGGCCGCTGAGCCTGGACCACGTCGACACCGTCCGCCTGGCGGAGGTGCTGGCCGCGGACTTCGCCGAGTACCGCGGCAGGAGGCTGCCCTTCTGGACGGACCCGACGCCGGCCCCGGTACCCGAAGGCATCGAGCCCTGGCCGCACGACCCGGGGCCGCCCTTCGAACAGTGGCCGGGCCTGACACCGGGGAGTCCGGTCGCGGCCGCAGGTCCGACGCCGGACGAGGCTGCGTCAAGCCTGCTGGCCGGGCTCATGAAGTCGGGTCAGTTCGGGGTGGACGAGTGTCGGCTCGTTCTCGTCCCTGCCGATCGCGGCAGCGATGCTCTGGCGTTGATCGGCTGGTCGGCGGAGGCACCACTGCCTCTGCTGTGTGCACTCCTGCGGAGCTGGGAGGACCGCTTCGGCGCCCGGGTCGTGGCGGTGTTCGGCAGCGAGCTGCACGTATCGGTCGCGAGACCTCCCGTGGAACCAGAGCACGCGAACCAACT